The following DNA comes from candidate division KSB1 bacterium.
GGCAAAACATTTAAAGCCGGAAGTAAAAGTCTACGGGGTGCAGCCTTTTGGCGCCAATGCAATTTACCAATCTCTAAAAAAAGGCGAAATCGTTGAAGTAAAAATCGAAACTATTGCCGATGGCCTGGCAGTCTCAAAGCCGGATAAACAGGCGGTCAAGTTTGTTGGAGAATATGTTGATGAAATCATACTTGTGACGGAAGATGAGATCAAGCAAGCGATTTATTTGTTGTTGGAAAGGGCCAAATTACTCGTTGAACCGGCCGGAGCCACGGCAATGGCGGGAGTATTCTCTGGAAAACTGCCCGATCTAAAAAACAAAGAAACAGTAGCGGTGTTAACGGGAGGAAATATCAATTTAAATTTGTTGAAGGAGATTTTAGAAAGTAACAATATCAATCCGTAGGGGCGATTCGGCGAATCGCCCCTACAAT
Coding sequences within:
- a CDS encoding pyridoxal-phosphate dependent enzyme; this encodes AKHLKPEVKVYGVQPFGANAIYQSLKKGEIVEVKIETIADGLAVSKPDKQAVKFVGEYVDEIILVTEDEIKQAIYLLLERAKLLVEPAGATAMAGVFSGKLPDLKNKETVAVLTGGNINLNLLKEILESNNINP